Genomic DNA from Eleutherodactylus coqui strain aEleCoq1 chromosome 8, aEleCoq1.hap1, whole genome shotgun sequence:
gaagcTTGTCAGGAGCATTCTTTTGCTCCTAggtaggaaaataaaaatgtgtcacaactcaattattcaacgctaagtgcaaaagtattggcacccctatgcggtgtacctaatctaattctttaacttccgagtcttgtacaaacataaaatttggcacgaccattctttagatcttaaatatgaaaagtaaagggatcacaacatgattattcaatgctaattgcaaaagtagtggcagccctatgtaatgtaacttccaatGTCAAACAAGCTAtatatttggcacaagcattctttaggtcataagaAAAGTATCAGGATCACAACTCACAATGCTATTTTCAAAAGcaagtgcacccctatataatctaacgctcctctatgtgcatacatCCTTTCTTCTTTGGTTCCTGTAAAGTAACCAGGACTTCATAAAAtccgtgcgaacaacacgtaaacacctgtatcaaatcacCTCGGGCGAAGTTGGGTATATCAGGTAGTTCAACATAAAAGTATCATGGGTAACTAACACATATGATGAGAGCAAGATGCAATTCCACATCCGAAAAAGTAATTATCACTATTGATCATCTCCAGCTGATAAATATACCTGTATGCCAATTATTGGGGAGGGgttaaaaaaggaaaatataCCAGAAGAAATGGTATGTAGAGAGGTTAAATATTTTAGCAATGCTGGCTATACCCATTTGATAATCGTCTACGGAGGTTGTAGTGGCAAAAATAAAGGTACATATTATATAATAGCAATAGTAATCAAAATTACatactattattattatgcaGCACAACACAAAACACAGCCTTGTAATTTGACTTCATAATGCATGGAGAATCACCCAAGAACCTAGGATAATGATATACATCTGAGTAAATGCCTGAACAGCCCAGCAGTGTGGCACCTTGTAACTGACAGATACATTTGTCAATATTGAGTTGTTTCAAGTGCTGGTCAATGTCTTTGGGCACCCAGTATATCGATTACCACTGGACGACCCCTGCCAGCTGGTGCCAGAGGTGCTGTATTTCAGCCTTCATGTCTTCATAATTGGTTattttcttttgttgtttttcattgattttgccatcactgggTATAGCAATGTCAACGAGCTACATCCTTTTCTTTTCAATGATAGACAAATCAGGTCTGTTATGGGCCAATATGTTGTCTGTTTGTATATGGGTATCCAACAGCATTTTTACTGCTTAATTTTGAACCACTTTTTCATGATTATGTTCCCACCAATTCTTTtatgtgggcagattgtagtttTTACAGAGGTTCCTTTGATTCATTTTTGCCATAGAATCGTATCTTTGTTTGTACTCAGTCTGTGCATTTTTTAGACCAGCTGAATTTGTGGTCAGCTGTTTCATGAGCTCCTTTTACAGAGCCCTCATTTTGAATCTAGTATAGATTTTTCCAACCTGGCTTTTATCTCATTCATCCTGATCACTTGTTCTTGTGCGGTTAAGTCAGtacttttgtttctttttttaaagtccctgatgTTAACCATAGCTAGGTCTTTTCCTTATTTATTGTTATCAGACACAATAGTATCATAAAAGTTTCATTTTTTTATCAATTTTACAAATGCAGCTTTCACATCATTGTTTCTCAGGGTATAAATCATGGGATTTAACATCGGTGTGACAATTGCATAAAATATAGCAATCACTTTATCAGTGCCAGGTAGGGAACTCGATCTAGGTTTCATGTAGGAAGCCATTGTTGTTCCATAAAAGATTGCCACAACCATCATATGAGATCCACATGTGGAAAAAACCTTCCTCCGCCCAGATGATGATGCAATTTTCAAGATATTTTGAATGATATAAATATAAGATATTACAATAAAGATTACAGGAGTCAAGAGAATAATTATGCTAACAATAAAAATGATAAATTCCACAACGATAATGTTCTCACACCCCAGTGACAATACTTCTGTCACTTCACATGCAAAGTGATTTATTACATTGTGTCCACAAGTGTCAATATTAAATGCGAGAGCTACAACGGGAGCAGATAGAAAGAATCCACACATCCATGTACCGACTGCCAGTCTAATACAGACCTTCTTACTCATAATGGTGGTATAATGGAGTGGATAGCATATAGCCACATAACGATCATAAGCCATAACAACAAGCAGAACACATTCACTTTCACCTAAAGACAGGCCAGTGTACATTTGTGCTACACATTCACCATAAGAGATGACTTTATTAATGGACAACAAATCCTTCAACGTTCTTGGTAGAGTTGAAGTAGAATAACCAAGATCCAGAAAAGACAGGTTGCAAAGGAAGAAATACATAGGAGTTTGAAGGTTGGCATCTGTCAGGACTAGAACAATGATGAGAAAGTTTCCAATCAAAATAATTGTATACATTAATGTAAAGACAATGAAAAGTGCAACTTGTGTCTTTGGGTCACTGGAAAGTCCAAGAAGAATAAATTCTCTAAGTATTGTCTCATTTTTCAAATGCATTCTGAAAAAAATTGGTAACCTAGTTGGATAATGTTGATTTGTTAGATaacactatttaaaaaaatacagattattTTAGAAGACATAACTCTTTTTTTGTTTACAATTAGATATGAGCgatcaccaaaatgctcaggtgctcgttactcgagtcgaacttcccgcgatgctcgagggttcgtttcgagtaacgaaccccattgaagtcaatgggcgacccgagcatttttgtatgggacctatgcttcttaagctaaggttttcatttgtgaaaatctgggaaattcaagaaagtgatgggaacgacacagaaacggatagggcaggcgaggggctacatgttgggctgcatctcaagttcccaggtcccactattaagccacaatagcgcaagagtgcccccccaacaatttttacttctgaaaaaccctcattagcaaggcataccttagctaagcaccacactacctccaacaaagcacaatcactgcctgcatgacactccgctgccacttctcctgggttacatgctgcccaaccacccatttcagttatagtagcagtcaagacaggccccagtaacaattccaaagcagcagtatagggggagcacagtattagttccatttcagtagtactagcagtctagacaagccccagtaatatatcactagcagcagtatagggggagcacagtattagttccatttgagtagtagtagcagtctggacaggccccagtaacatatccctagcagcagtatagggggagcacagtattagttccatttcagtagtagttgcagtctagacaggccccagtaacatatcactagcagcagtataggaggagcacagtattagttccatttcagtaatagtagcagtcaagacaggccccagtaacaattccaaagcaccagtatagggggagcacagtattagttccatttcagtagtagtagcagtcaagacaggccacagtaacattcccattgcagcagtttagggaaataacagtctctttcacatttcagtagttgcagtatagacaaagccccagttacatttatgtagcaaaagtgtaggccaaccccacacaccttgctgtaccatgagtgcaggcgaagcccataaaaattactaggattacactgtagacgagggccccaaaaaattggtgtaccaacagtattaatgtacctcagaaaatttcccatgcccaaccaagagggcaggtgaaacccattaatcactttggttactgtgccttaatttgtaactaggcctggaggcagcccagttaaactaaaaattggttcaggtgcaagtttcaacgctttaatgagaattgaaacgtataaacattgtttacaaaagtaatatgactgagccttgtgggcctaagaaaaattgcccgttcggcgtgattacatgaggtttcaggaggaggagcaggaggaggaggatgaatataatatacagattgatgaagctaaaaggtccccgttttttatggtgatagagaacgatgcttccatccgcgggtgcagccgacATATGGTTTAGGTAccgctgttgtccgctggtggagaagagaagtcttgggaaatccaggctttgttcatctttaggagtgtaagccggtcggcactgtcagttgacaggcggatacgcttatccgtgatgattcccccagccgcactaaacaccctctctgacaagacgctagccgcagggcaagcaagcacctccagggcatacagcgcgagttcaggccacgtgtccagcttcgacacccagtagttgtacggagaagaggcgtcacggaggacggtcgtgcgattggctacgtactccctcaccatccttttacagtgctcccgctgactcagtcttgactggggagtggtgacacagtcttgctggggagccataaagctggcaaaggccttggagagtgttcccctgcctgcgctgtacatgctgcctgatctccgcgcctcccccgctacctggccctcggaactgcgccttcggccactagcgctgtcggatgggaattttaccatcaatttgtccaccagggtcctgtggtatagcatcactctcgaacccctttcctcttcgggtatgagagtggaaaggttctccttataccgtgggtcgagcagtgtgtacacccagtaatccgtaatgaccataatgcgtgtaacgcgagggtcacgagaaaggcatcctaacatgaagtaagccatgtgtgccagcgtacctgtacgcaacacatggctgtcctcactaggaagatcactttcaggatcctcctcctcctcctcctcctcctcctcaggccatacacgctgaaaggat
This window encodes:
- the LOC136578047 gene encoding olfactory receptor 5AR1-like, which produces MHLKNETILREFILLGLSSDPKTQVALFIVFTLMYTIILIGNFLIIVLVLTDANLQTPMYFFLCNLSFLDLGYSTSTLPRTLKDLLSINKVISYGECVAQMYTGLSLGESECVLLVVMAYDRYVAICYPLHYTTIMSKKVCIRLAVGTWMCGFFLSAPVVALAFNIDTCGHNVINHFACEVTEVLSLGCENIIVVEFIIFIVSIIILLTPVIFIVISYIYIIQNILKIASSSGRRKVFSTCGSHMMVVAIFYGTTMASYMKPRSSSLPGTDKVIAIFYAIVTPMLNPMIYTLRNNDVKAAFVKLIKK